Proteins found in one Aneurinibacillus uraniidurans genomic segment:
- a CDS encoding HAD-IIB family hydrolase, with product MAQSVTHLLATDLDGTLVGDEKALRELLMYYSELPYRVALIYITGRHKESAMELIQQEQLPLPDILITDVGTEVYSGPDFVRDEGWKQRMEASWEPERIAEVAACCAGLVPQNVPAAHRLSYTVWNEHPIYELEERLQSVGIPHKLIVSSGRDVDILPPNGGKGEVLRYVLASRGWERARILVAGDSGNDHEMIMLGYPAVIVSNAQPELLQLPAHPSVFRAKHACAGGIREAWKYFYDGIITDKRTNISTR from the coding sequence GTGGCGCAGTCCGTCACACATCTTTTAGCTACGGATCTGGACGGAACATTGGTTGGTGATGAAAAGGCTTTGCGCGAACTGCTTATGTATTACAGTGAGCTTCCGTATCGGGTAGCACTGATCTATATCACAGGTCGTCATAAGGAATCAGCAATGGAGCTAATTCAACAGGAGCAGCTGCCGCTGCCAGATATCTTGATTACAGATGTTGGAACAGAGGTATATAGTGGGCCAGACTTTGTGCGGGATGAAGGCTGGAAGCAGCGGATGGAAGCTTCCTGGGAACCGGAACGAATTGCCGAGGTTGCAGCCTGCTGCGCAGGGCTTGTGCCTCAGAATGTTCCAGCCGCTCACCGTCTTTCCTATACGGTTTGGAATGAGCATCCGATCTATGAGCTGGAAGAACGATTGCAGTCGGTAGGAATTCCGCACAAGCTTATTGTAAGTAGCGGTCGTGATGTCGATATCCTTCCTCCGAATGGGGGAAAAGGGGAGGTGTTACGTTATGTGCTTGCATCTCGTGGTTGGGAGAGGGCACGGATACTCGTCGCTGGAGATTCTGGCAACGACCATGAGATGATCATGCTTGGCTATCCTGCGGTTATTGTCAGCAATGCACAGCCTGAATTGCTGCAATTGCCCGCTCATCCGTCAGTGTTTCGAGCAAAACATGCTTGTGCCGGCGGGATACGGGAAGCGTGGAAATATTTTTATGATGGAATTATTACCGACAAAAGAACAAATATTTCGACAAGATAA
- a CDS encoding acyl-CoA dehydrogenase family protein: MNFALTEEQDAVRKMVRSFVDKEILPYIQEWDAQGHFERSIMTRLADLDLMGVCIPEEYGGTGMDYNTLAIVCDELERGDTAFRTAVSVHTGLNSMTLLQWGNEEQKQKYLVPQAKGEKIGAFGLTEPNAGSDVAAMQTTAVKDGDAYILNGQKTWISLCDVADYFLVFAYTDKSQKHKGISCFIVEREFAGFSSKAIKGKLGIRAGNTGEIFFDNVRVPAANLLGEEGEGFKIAMSALDNGRFTVAAGACGLIQACLEESLKYCHERSTFGKEIGKHQLVQQMIAKMVSSLETSRLLVYRAGWLKNEGKRNTRETSLAKWHACDAAFEAACDAVQIHGAYGYSNEYPVERFMRNAKAPVIYEGTREIHTVMQAEYALDYRQDKALRKMLPAWPFSEEAVEI; the protein is encoded by the coding sequence ATGAATTTTGCTTTGACAGAAGAACAAGATGCTGTGCGTAAGATGGTACGTAGCTTTGTAGATAAGGAGATTCTGCCGTATATTCAGGAGTGGGATGCACAAGGTCATTTCGAACGTAGCATTATGACCCGCCTAGCCGATCTTGATCTGATGGGTGTATGCATTCCGGAAGAATACGGTGGCACGGGCATGGATTATAATACGCTTGCGATTGTATGTGATGAACTGGAGCGGGGGGATACAGCATTCCGTACAGCCGTATCTGTGCATACGGGTCTAAATAGTATGACGCTTCTTCAGTGGGGAAATGAGGAACAAAAACAAAAATATCTGGTACCACAGGCTAAAGGTGAAAAAATAGGTGCATTCGGGCTAACAGAGCCGAACGCGGGCTCAGATGTAGCAGCGATGCAAACAACGGCGGTGAAGGATGGAGATGCATACATTCTTAATGGCCAGAAGACTTGGATTTCGTTGTGTGATGTAGCCGATTATTTCCTTGTGTTCGCTTATACGGACAAATCACAGAAGCATAAAGGGATTAGCTGCTTTATCGTAGAGCGTGAATTTGCAGGATTTTCATCTAAAGCGATTAAAGGTAAGCTGGGGATTCGCGCGGGTAATACCGGTGAAATTTTCTTTGATAATGTGCGGGTTCCGGCTGCAAACTTACTGGGAGAAGAAGGAGAAGGGTTTAAGATTGCGATGTCTGCCCTTGATAATGGACGCTTTACAGTGGCGGCTGGGGCGTGCGGCTTGATTCAGGCATGCCTTGAAGAAAGCTTGAAGTATTGTCATGAGCGAAGTACATTCGGCAAAGAAATCGGTAAGCATCAACTTGTTCAGCAGATGATTGCGAAAATGGTAAGTAGCCTGGAAACATCCCGTCTGCTTGTATATCGTGCTGGCTGGTTGAAAAATGAAGGGAAACGCAATACACGTGAGACGTCACTGGCCAAGTGGCATGCGTGTGATGCGGCGTTTGAAGCGGCATGCGATGCGGTACAGATTCACGGTGCATATGGATACTCAAACGAATATCCGGTTGAACGCTTCATGCGTAATGCAAAAGCGCCGGTAATCTATGAAGGAACGCGCGAGATTCATACCGTTATGCAGGCGGAATATGCGCTTGATTATCGTCAGGATAAGGCGCTGCGCAAAATGCTTCCTGCTTGGCCCTTCTCAGAAGAAGCAGTAGAAATCTAA
- a CDS encoding CaiB/BaiF CoA transferase family protein: protein MITSTSEGVEETDFSEKDKSGALKGIKIVDLTRVLAGPFCTMILGDLGADVIKIEAPGGSDETRGWGPPDVGGESAYYLCTNRNKRALTLNLKKSEARDVLRHLLKDADVVINNFRTGTMEKWGLGYEALAEINPRLIYASISGFGQTGPYKDVPGYDYIVQAMGGMMSITGSEETGPMKVGVAIADVATGLYATIGILAALHERKQSGRGQMIDLALFDAQISLLVNVASNYLVSGNTPKRYGNAHPNIVPYQLFSAADIDMVVAVGNDGQFRKLCALLGKEEWGHDVRFATNSSRLAHREELCGLLQVELSKRPAAEWLALLTDAGVPNAPVYDLKQLFDDPHVQAREMKVEMDHPTVGSIPMVGTPLKLSRTPVQIRQHPPMAGEHTRDILLEHGFGQEQIEQWIHDCII, encoded by the coding sequence ATGATTACGTCGACGTCAGAAGGAGTAGAAGAGACTGATTTTTCCGAAAAGGATAAGTCTGGTGCGCTAAAAGGGATTAAGATTGTTGATCTGACACGAGTATTGGCAGGGCCATTTTGCACGATGATCCTTGGAGATCTAGGTGCAGATGTGATTAAAATCGAGGCACCGGGAGGCAGTGATGAAACTCGCGGCTGGGGTCCGCCGGATGTAGGAGGAGAAAGCGCTTACTATTTGTGCACTAATCGCAACAAACGAGCTTTGACATTAAATTTGAAAAAAAGTGAAGCGCGGGATGTACTGCGGCATCTGCTAAAAGACGCAGATGTAGTCATTAATAACTTCCGAACCGGTACGATGGAAAAATGGGGACTCGGCTACGAAGCATTGGCTGAAATCAATCCCCGCCTCATTTATGCTTCCATTAGTGGATTTGGTCAGACCGGGCCGTACAAAGACGTACCAGGATATGATTATATTGTACAGGCTATGGGTGGCATGATGAGCATTACAGGGAGTGAGGAAACAGGGCCTATGAAAGTAGGGGTAGCGATTGCAGATGTCGCTACTGGTTTATACGCTACTATTGGGATTTTGGCCGCTCTCCATGAACGAAAGCAATCTGGGCGGGGCCAGATGATTGATCTGGCATTGTTTGATGCCCAGATCTCGCTGTTGGTCAATGTAGCCAGTAATTATCTTGTATCTGGCAACACACCAAAACGTTACGGCAATGCTCATCCTAACATTGTACCGTACCAACTATTTTCTGCCGCTGATATCGATATGGTTGTTGCAGTAGGAAATGATGGACAATTCCGTAAACTGTGTGCGTTGCTGGGGAAAGAAGAATGGGGACATGATGTCCGTTTCGCGACGAATTCATCGCGCCTTGCACACCGTGAGGAGCTATGCGGGTTATTGCAAGTAGAGTTGAGCAAACGACCGGCTGCCGAATGGCTGGCTTTGCTGACGGATGCGGGAGTACCCAATGCTCCGGTGTATGACTTGAAGCAGTTATTTGATGATCCGCATGTACAGGCAAGAGAAATGAAAGTAGAGATGGATCATCCGACTGTCGGGAGCATTCCGATGGTGGGCACTCCGCTTAAGCTATCAAGAACACCGGTCCAGATTCGACAGCACCCGCCAATGGCAGGTGAGCATACACGCGATATTTTGTTAGAGCACGGCTTTGGACAAGAACAAATTGAGCAGTGGATTCATGATTGTATCATTTAA